The proteins below come from a single Streptomyces spongiicola genomic window:
- a CDS encoding HRDC domain-containing protein, with protein MTDAQETAAEPDLRTTGGGPPDGGVTAEAAPIPLLEPREGVPPVVSTPGGLESVVAAFAAGSGPVAVDAERASGYRYGQRAYLVQLRRQGAGTALVDPVGCPDLSALGDAVAGSEWILHAATQDLPCLREIGMLPTRLFDTELAGRLAGFARVGLGAMVESVLGYALEKGHSAVDWSTRPLPEPWLRYAALDVELLVDLRDALEKELDRQGKLEWARQEFDAIASAPPAAPRKDPWRRTSGMHKVRRRRQMAVVRELWTARDKVAQRRDVSPGKVLGDAAIIEAALALPQNVHALTTLPGFGHRAGRRQLEQWQAAVDRALALPEGELPQPGQPVTGPPPPRSWADKDPAAAARLSAARAAVSVLAERLNLPQENLITPDTVRRLCWEPPAEPGPEAVVSVLTALGARPWQVEQVTPLLTRALRATP; from the coding sequence GTGACCGACGCCCAAGAGACCGCAGCAGAGCCGGACCTGCGCACCACCGGGGGCGGCCCCCCGGACGGCGGCGTCACCGCCGAGGCGGCGCCGATCCCCCTGCTGGAGCCGCGGGAGGGCGTCCCTCCGGTGGTCTCCACGCCCGGCGGACTGGAGTCCGTCGTCGCCGCCTTCGCCGCCGGCTCCGGTCCCGTCGCCGTCGACGCCGAACGCGCCTCCGGCTACCGGTACGGACAGCGCGCGTACCTCGTCCAGCTGCGCCGCCAGGGTGCCGGCACAGCGCTCGTCGACCCCGTCGGATGCCCCGACCTCTCCGCCCTCGGCGACGCCGTCGCCGGCAGCGAGTGGATCCTGCACGCCGCCACCCAGGACCTCCCGTGCCTGCGCGAAATAGGCATGCTGCCGACCAGGCTCTTCGACACCGAGCTGGCCGGGCGGCTCGCGGGCTTCGCCCGGGTGGGCCTGGGCGCCATGGTCGAGTCGGTGCTCGGCTACGCCCTGGAGAAGGGGCACTCGGCGGTGGACTGGTCGACCCGCCCCCTCCCGGAGCCCTGGCTCAGGTACGCGGCACTCGACGTCGAACTGCTCGTCGACCTGCGGGACGCGCTGGAGAAGGAACTGGACCGGCAGGGGAAGCTGGAGTGGGCGCGGCAGGAGTTCGACGCCATCGCCTCGGCCCCACCCGCCGCCCCGCGCAAGGACCCCTGGCGGCGCACCTCGGGCATGCACAAGGTGCGCCGCCGCCGTCAGATGGCCGTCGTACGGGAGCTGTGGACGGCCCGCGACAAGGTGGCCCAGCGCCGCGACGTGTCCCCGGGCAAGGTGCTCGGGGACGCGGCGATCATCGAGGCGGCGCTCGCGCTCCCGCAGAACGTGCACGCGTTGACGACCCTGCCGGGGTTCGGGCACCGCGCGGGCCGGCGGCAGCTGGAGCAGTGGCAGGCTGCGGTGGACCGCGCGCTGGCGCTGCCGGAAGGGGAGCTACCGCAGCCGGGCCAGCCGGTGACCGGACCCCCTCCGCCGCGATCCTGGGCGGACAAGGACCCGGCCGCGGCGGCGCGGTTGTCCGCGGCTCGTGCGGCGGTGTCCGTACTGGCGGAGCGGCTGAACCTGCCCCAGGAGAACCTGATCACACCGGACACCGTGCGGCGCCTGTGCTGGGAGCCGCCGGCGGAACCGGGCCCGGAGGCGGTCGTTTCCGTGCTGACCGCACTGGGGGCCCGGCCCTGGCAGGTCGAACAGGTGACGCCCCTGCTGACGAGGGCGCTGCGGGCGACTCCCTGA
- a CDS encoding helix-turn-helix transcriptional regulator, with protein MSVLLEQPASLVAYRPNKPTAMVVVADPRVRSTVTRHLWALGVRDVIEASSIAEARPRVGNPRDICVADVHLPDGSGLTLLSETRAAGWPNGLALSAADDIGAVRNALAGGVKGYVVTGTRTNLGHPGRPGAAPIGAAAARLHRRPPGAPSHPGGYRELSGREVEVLRLVAEGQSNKAIGVSMGLSALTVKSHLARIARKLGTGDRAGMVAVALRTGIIH; from the coding sequence GTGTCCGTTCTCCTCGAGCAGCCCGCAAGCCTGGTCGCCTACCGCCCGAACAAGCCGACGGCCATGGTCGTCGTGGCCGACCCGCGCGTCCGCTCCACCGTCACCCGCCACCTGTGGGCGCTCGGGGTGCGTGATGTCATCGAGGCGTCGTCCATCGCGGAGGCCCGCCCCCGCGTCGGCAACCCGCGCGACATCTGCGTGGCCGACGTCCACCTGCCCGACGGCAGCGGACTGACCCTGCTGTCCGAGACCCGAGCCGCAGGCTGGCCCAACGGCCTCGCCCTCTCCGCCGCCGACGACATCGGCGCCGTCCGCAACGCCCTGGCCGGTGGGGTGAAGGGCTACGTCGTGACCGGCACCCGCACCAACCTCGGCCACCCCGGCCGCCCCGGGGCCGCCCCGATCGGCGCCGCGGCCGCCCGGCTGCACCGCCGTCCCCCCGGCGCCCCGAGCCACCCGGGCGGCTACCGCGAACTGTCGGGCCGCGAGGTGGAGGTGCTCCGGCTGGTCGCGGAGGGGCAGTCGAACAAGGCGATCGGCGTCTCGATGGGCCTGTCCGCGCTGACGGTCAAGAGCCACCTGGCCCGCATCGCACGCAAGCTCGGCACCGGCGACCGCGCGGGGATGGTGGCCGTGGCGCTGCGCACCGGCATCATCCACTGA
- a CDS encoding DUF3000 domain-containing protein, translating into MAAAQGQFSDPSDGAEGTDGSGRGSSPRAFRLAVDALRAARPRPGIEVDPARPPQRLAPHAYALEAAVVDDGEDLADGRLVLLHDPAGHDAWQGTFRLVTLVRAELEPEMAADPLLPEVCWSWLTGALEARNLSYGEPSGTVTRAGSHYFGGLADRRPATQIEIRASWTPREGGDGAPDTAAHFGAWCDLLCQVGGLPPAGPAGDSGGAAAGVVTLPQRRGPHAP; encoded by the coding sequence ATGGCTGCGGCTCAGGGACAGTTCTCCGATCCATCCGACGGCGCCGAGGGCACGGACGGCTCCGGGCGGGGCTCCTCGCCGCGGGCGTTCCGGCTCGCGGTCGACGCGCTGCGCGCGGCACGGCCGCGTCCCGGGATCGAGGTGGACCCGGCCAGGCCGCCGCAGCGCCTCGCACCGCACGCGTACGCGCTGGAGGCGGCGGTCGTCGACGACGGGGAGGACCTGGCGGACGGGCGGCTCGTCCTGCTGCACGACCCGGCGGGTCACGACGCCTGGCAGGGGACGTTCCGGCTGGTGACTCTGGTGCGCGCCGAACTCGAGCCGGAGATGGCGGCGGACCCGCTGCTGCCCGAGGTGTGCTGGTCGTGGCTGACCGGCGCGCTGGAGGCGCGAAACCTCTCGTACGGGGAGCCGAGCGGCACGGTCACCCGGGCGGGTTCTCACTACTTCGGAGGACTCGCGGACCGGCGTCCCGCGACACAGATCGAGATCCGGGCCTCGTGGACCCCGCGCGAGGGCGGCGACGGCGCCCCGGACACCGCGGCGCACTTCGGGGCGTGGTGCGACCTGCTGTGCCAGGTCGGCGGCCTCCCGCCCGCGGGACCCGCGGGCGACTCCGGCGGCGCGGCGGCGGGCGTCGTCACCCTGCCCCAGCGCCGGGGCCCGCACGCGCCCTAG
- the hemE gene encoding uroporphyrinogen decarboxylase, whose protein sequence is MSANDLPPARSTSPAGGAPSAGQQPTTDALRDSAFLRACRREPVPHTPVWFMRQAGRSLPEYLKVREGVPMLESCMRPELVTEITLQPVRRHKVDAAIYFSDIVVPLKAIGIDLDIKPGVGPVVAEPVRRREDLARLRDLTPEDVSYVTEAIGMLTGELGATPLIGFAGAPFTLASYLVEGGPSRNHEHTKALMYGDPQLWADLLGRLAGITAAFLKVQIEAGASAVQLFDSWVGALSPADYRRSVMPASARVFAEVEGYGVPRIHFGVGTGELLGLMGEAGADVVGVDWRVPLDEAARRVGPGRALQGNLDPAVLFSTPEAVEAKTREVLDAARGLEGHVFNLGHGVLPTTDPDALTRLTDYVHTRTAR, encoded by the coding sequence GTGAGCGCCAACGACCTCCCCCCGGCTCGGAGCACCTCCCCCGCCGGGGGCGCCCCGTCCGCGGGCCAGCAGCCGACGACCGACGCCCTGCGGGATTCCGCGTTCCTCCGGGCGTGCCGACGCGAACCCGTGCCCCACACCCCGGTGTGGTTCATGCGGCAGGCGGGCCGCTCGCTGCCCGAGTACCTGAAGGTGCGCGAGGGCGTCCCCATGCTGGAGTCGTGCATGCGGCCCGAACTCGTCACCGAGATCACGCTCCAGCCGGTGCGCCGCCACAAGGTCGACGCGGCGATCTACTTCAGCGACATCGTCGTGCCGCTGAAGGCCATCGGTATCGACCTCGACATCAAGCCCGGCGTCGGCCCGGTCGTCGCCGAACCGGTGCGCCGCCGCGAGGACCTCGCCCGGCTGCGCGACCTCACCCCCGAGGACGTCTCGTACGTCACCGAGGCGATCGGGATGCTCACCGGTGAACTCGGCGCGACACCGCTCATCGGCTTCGCCGGCGCCCCCTTCACCCTCGCCAGCTACCTCGTCGAGGGCGGGCCGTCCCGCAACCACGAGCACACCAAGGCACTCATGTACGGCGACCCGCAGCTGTGGGCCGACCTGCTCGGCCGGCTCGCCGGGATCACCGCGGCCTTCCTGAAGGTGCAGATCGAGGCCGGGGCCTCCGCCGTGCAGCTCTTCGACTCCTGGGTCGGCGCGCTGTCCCCCGCCGACTACCGCCGCTCGGTCATGCCCGCCTCCGCGAGGGTGTTCGCCGAGGTCGAGGGGTACGGCGTGCCGCGTATCCACTTCGGCGTCGGAACGGGCGAGCTGCTCGGCCTGATGGGCGAGGCCGGCGCGGACGTCGTCGGCGTCGACTGGCGCGTACCGCTCGACGAGGCGGCCCGCAGGGTCGGGCCCGGCCGGGCGCTCCAGGGCAACCTGGACCCGGCGGTGCTGTTCTCCACCCCGGAGGCCGTCGAGGCCAAGACCCGCGAGGTCCTGGACGCGGCGCGCGGCCTGGAGGGGCACGTCTTCAACCTCGGACACGGTGTGCTGCCCACCACCGACCCGGACGCCCTGACCCGCCTCACGGACTACGTCCACACCCGTACGGCACGCTGA
- a CDS encoding FAD-dependent oxidoreductase, whose translation MERMVVIGGDAAGMSAASQARRLRGPGELEIVAFERSHFASYSACGIPYWVGGDVRHREQLVARSPQEHRRRGIDLRMRTEVVEIDVPGQRVRCRDLESGAESWTGYDKLVVATGARPVRPGLPGIDAPGVHGVQTLDDGQALLDTLAGLEGRRAVVVGAGYIGVEMAEALLKHGFEVTVVNRGEQPMATLDPDMGRLVHEAMEGMGITTVNGAEVTGILTDPGAGASPVPGLPDGRVRGVATEGREFPADVVVLGIGVEPETALARAAGLPVGTYGGLLTDLSMRVRGYENIWAGGDCVEVLDLVSGRERHIPLGTHANKHGQIIGAGAGGGYATFPGVVGTAVSKVCDLEIARTGLLEKEARAVGLRFVSVTVESTSRAGYYPGAAPMTVKMLAERRTGRLLGVQIVGREGAGKRVDVAAVALTAGMTVERMTALDLGYAPPFSPVWDPVLVAARKATAAVAQAG comes from the coding sequence ATGGAGCGCATGGTGGTCATCGGCGGTGACGCGGCGGGGATGTCCGCCGCCTCGCAGGCGCGCAGGCTCAGAGGTCCCGGAGAGCTGGAGATCGTGGCCTTCGAGCGGTCGCACTTCGCGTCGTACTCGGCGTGCGGCATTCCGTACTGGGTCGGCGGCGACGTGCGGCACCGCGAGCAACTCGTCGCACGCTCACCCCAGGAGCACCGGAGACGCGGAATCGATCTGCGCATGCGCACGGAGGTCGTCGAGATCGATGTCCCGGGGCAGCGGGTCAGGTGCCGTGACCTGGAGTCGGGCGCGGAGTCCTGGACGGGCTACGACAAGCTGGTCGTCGCCACCGGGGCCCGGCCCGTGCGGCCGGGGCTGCCCGGGATCGACGCGCCGGGCGTGCACGGCGTGCAGACCCTCGACGACGGGCAGGCCCTGCTGGACACCCTCGCGGGGCTGGAGGGCCGCCGTGCGGTGGTGGTGGGCGCGGGCTACATCGGTGTGGAGATGGCCGAGGCGCTGCTGAAGCACGGTTTCGAGGTCACCGTCGTCAACCGGGGCGAGCAGCCCATGGCGACGCTCGATCCCGACATGGGCCGCCTGGTGCACGAGGCGATGGAGGGCATGGGCATCACCACCGTGAACGGCGCGGAGGTCACCGGGATCCTCACGGATCCGGGGGCGGGTGCGTCTCCCGTGCCCGGGCTGCCGGACGGGAGGGTGCGCGGGGTCGCCACGGAGGGCCGGGAGTTCCCGGCGGACGTGGTGGTGCTCGGCATCGGCGTCGAACCCGAGACGGCGCTGGCGCGGGCGGCGGGGCTCCCGGTCGGTACGTACGGAGGTCTGCTCACCGACCTGTCGATGCGGGTGCGCGGGTACGAGAACATCTGGGCGGGCGGCGACTGCGTCGAGGTCCTCGACCTGGTCTCCGGTCGCGAGCGGCACATCCCCCTCGGCACCCACGCCAACAAGCACGGCCAGATCATCGGCGCGGGCGCCGGCGGCGGCTACGCCACCTTCCCGGGAGTGGTGGGGACCGCGGTCAGCAAGGTCTGCGACCTGGAGATCGCCCGAACGGGCCTGCTCGAGAAGGAGGCCCGCGCGGTGGGCCTGCGCTTCGTGTCGGTCACGGTCGAGTCGACCAGCCGTGCGGGCTACTACCCGGGCGCGGCCCCGATGACGGTCAAGATGCTCGCCGAGCGGCGTACGGGCCGGCTCCTCGGGGTCCAGATCGTGGGGCGCGAGGGCGCGGGCAAGCGCGTGGACGTCGCGGCGGTCGCGCTCACCGCCGGGATGACGGTGGAGCGGATGACGGCCCTGGACCTGGGCTACGCCCCGCCGTTCTCCCCCGTCTGGGATCCGGTGCTGGTCGCGGCGCGCAAGGCGACGGCCGCGGTGGCGCAGGCCGGCTGA
- a CDS encoding DUF4349 domain-containing protein, giving the protein MRARHRPAAALLVVSLSLAGCGASDDGSASTADRAAGGEAATAAAPGSAADASAGAAGARAGAPDDGAPDDGGTQRLPAAHVIRTAELAVEVKDAARALAQARTAVEQAGGHVADESTERVDEARVESTVVLRVPQDRYAAVLARLSGAGELLSRKADAKDVTDQVVDVESRVATQRASVARVRALMDRATRLSDVVTLEGELSRRQAELESLLARQASLEDRTSMATITLRLSEPGQREQPDEEGAPGFLDALSGGWGALASTARWVAAVVAAAFPFGAALALLYAVWRWVVRPLRTQRAARGSGISPSQDPGQSEQSPGQNPVQSAQNRGQGSGQD; this is encoded by the coding sequence ATGCGTGCACGGCACAGGCCGGCGGCGGCGCTACTCGTCGTCTCACTCTCACTCGCCGGCTGCGGCGCCTCCGACGACGGATCCGCCTCGACCGCCGACCGGGCCGCCGGAGGCGAGGCCGCGACGGCCGCCGCCCCCGGATCCGCCGCCGACGCCTCGGCCGGAGCCGCCGGCGCGAGAGCCGGCGCGCCCGACGACGGCGCGCCCGACGACGGTGGGACGCAGCGCCTGCCCGCGGCACATGTCATCAGGACCGCCGAGCTGGCCGTGGAGGTGAAGGACGCCGCCCGCGCGCTCGCCCAGGCCCGTACCGCGGTCGAGCAGGCCGGCGGGCATGTCGCCGACGAGTCCACGGAGCGGGTCGACGAGGCCCGCGTCGAGTCCACGGTGGTGCTGCGGGTGCCGCAGGACCGGTACGCGGCGGTCCTCGCCCGGCTCTCGGGCGCCGGGGAGCTGCTGTCCCGCAAGGCCGACGCCAAGGACGTCACCGACCAGGTCGTCGACGTGGAGAGCCGGGTCGCGACGCAGCGTGCGAGCGTGGCACGGGTGCGGGCGCTGATGGACCGGGCGACGAGGCTGTCCGATGTGGTCACGCTGGAGGGCGAGCTGAGCAGGCGTCAGGCGGAGTTGGAGTCCCTGCTGGCCCGCCAGGCGTCGCTGGAGGACCGGACGTCGATGGCGACGATCACACTGCGGCTGTCCGAGCCCGGGCAGCGGGAACAGCCGGATGAGGAGGGCGCCCCGGGCTTCCTGGACGCGCTGTCCGGCGGCTGGGGCGCGCTGGCGTCGACCGCGCGGTGGGTGGCCGCGGTGGTGGCCGCGGCGTTCCCGTTCGGCGCGGCGCTCGCCCTGCTGTACGCGGTGTGGCGGTGGGTGGTCCGGCCGCTGCGGACGCAGCGCGCAGCCCGGGGCTCCGGCATCTCACCGTCGCAGGACCCCGGGCAGTCCGAGCAGAGCCCCGGGCAGAACCCCGTACAGTCCGCGCAGAACCGCGGGCAGGGCTCCGGGCAGGACTGA
- the hemG gene encoding protoporphyrinogen oxidase, translated as MLPTSEDPRARAGRVVVIGGGIAGLAAAHRLATSGVRVTLLEAGGRLGGKLRTGEIAGAPVDLGAESVLARRPEAVALARAVGLGDRLRPPATTTASVWTRDALHPMPRGHVMGVPGTPEALSGLLSAEGVARIGRERELPPAELAEDVAVGTFVAERLGHEVVDRLVEPLLGGVYAGDAYRISMRAAVPALFDAARAAGGNLLDGVREVQRRTAERHETGPVFMGLDGGVGTLPAAVADAVRAAGGEILTETPVLRLTRGADGWRIRTDAAELIADGVVLAVPAWSASVLLADAAPAASAELSRVEYASMALVTLAFRAADTAVLPAGSGFLVPPVDGRTIKASTFSAQKWGWVADRAPGLFLLRTSVGRYGEEKQLDREDDDLVAASLGDLAEATGLTARPVASRVTRWTDGLPQYPVGHLGRVARVRDAVAALPGLRVCGAAYDGVGIPACVGSGQRAADEVIATAPLVRGAVREGRE; from the coding sequence ATGCTGCCCACGTCAGAGGACCCCCGGGCCCGCGCAGGCCGTGTCGTCGTCATCGGCGGTGGTATCGCCGGCCTCGCGGCGGCGCACCGGCTGGCCACGTCCGGAGTGCGGGTGACCCTGCTGGAGGCCGGCGGCCGGCTCGGAGGCAAGCTCCGGACCGGGGAGATCGCCGGAGCCCCCGTCGACCTCGGCGCCGAGTCGGTGCTCGCCCGGCGGCCCGAGGCGGTCGCCCTCGCACGCGCCGTCGGGCTCGGCGACCGGCTGCGGCCCCCGGCCACCACCACCGCCTCCGTCTGGACCCGCGACGCCCTGCACCCCATGCCCCGGGGCCATGTGATGGGTGTCCCCGGCACCCCGGAGGCACTGTCCGGGCTGCTGTCCGCCGAGGGCGTCGCCCGGATCGGGCGGGAGCGCGAACTGCCCCCGGCTGAGCTGGCGGAGGACGTCGCCGTCGGCACGTTCGTGGCCGAGCGCCTCGGTCACGAGGTCGTCGACCGGCTCGTCGAGCCGCTGCTCGGCGGCGTGTACGCGGGCGACGCCTACCGCATCTCCATGCGCGCCGCCGTCCCCGCCCTCTTCGACGCTGCCCGGGCCGCCGGAGGCAACCTGCTGGACGGCGTCCGCGAGGTGCAGCGCCGGACCGCCGAGCGGCACGAGACCGGCCCCGTGTTCATGGGCCTCGACGGCGGGGTCGGCACCCTCCCGGCGGCGGTCGCCGACGCCGTCCGGGCCGCCGGCGGCGAGATCCTCACCGAGACCCCGGTGCTCCGTCTGACCCGCGGCGCCGACGGCTGGCGGATCCGCACCGACGCGGCGGAACTCATCGCGGACGGTGTCGTCCTCGCGGTCCCCGCCTGGTCTGCCTCCGTGCTCCTCGCCGACGCGGCACCGGCGGCGTCCGCCGAGCTCTCCCGGGTCGAGTACGCGTCGATGGCCCTCGTCACGCTCGCCTTCCGCGCCGCCGACACGGCCGTGCTGCCCGCCGGGTCCGGCTTCCTCGTACCCCCGGTGGACGGGCGAACGATCAAGGCGTCCACGTTCTCCGCGCAGAAGTGGGGCTGGGTCGCCGACCGCGCCCCCGGGCTCTTCCTGCTGCGCACCTCCGTCGGCCGGTACGGCGAGGAGAAGCAGCTCGACCGGGAGGACGACGACCTCGTGGCCGCCTCGCTCGGGGACCTCGCCGAGGCGACCGGGCTCACCGCCCGCCCCGTCGCCTCCCGCGTCACCCGCTGGACCGACGGGCTGCCGCAGTACCCCGTCGGCCACCTGGGCCGGGTCGCCCGCGTCCGGGACGCCGTGGCCGCGCTGCCCGGGCTGCGGGTCTGCGGGGCGGCGTACGACGGCGTCGGCATCCCCGCCTGCGTCGGCAGCGGGCAGCGCGCGGCGGACGAGGTCATCGCCACGGCCCCCCTGGTGCGGGGCGCCGTCCGCGAAGGGCGAGAATAG
- the hemQ gene encoding hydrogen peroxide-dependent heme synthase, producing MTAPEKIPNAGKKAKDLNEVIRYTLWSVFKLRDVLPQDADRAGYAGEVQELFDRLAAEDVTVRGTYDLSGLRADADLMVWWHAETADRLQDAYNLFRRTRLGRALEPVWSNMALHRPAEFNKSHIPAFLADETPRDYVSVYPFVRSYDWYLLPDEDRRRMLADHGRMARGYPDVRANTVASFSLGDYEWLLAFEADELYRIVDLMRHLRASEARMHVREEVPFYTGRRKSVADLVAGLA from the coding sequence ATGACTGCGCCCGAGAAGATCCCGAACGCCGGTAAGAAGGCGAAGGACCTCAACGAGGTCATCCGCTACACCCTGTGGTCCGTGTTCAAGCTGCGGGACGTGCTGCCGCAGGACGCGGACCGCGCCGGGTACGCAGGCGAGGTCCAGGAGCTGTTCGACCGGCTCGCGGCCGAGGACGTCACCGTTCGCGGTACGTACGACCTGTCCGGTCTGCGCGCCGACGCCGACCTGATGGTCTGGTGGCACGCCGAGACCGCGGACCGGCTCCAGGACGCGTACAACCTCTTCCGCCGCACCCGCCTCGGCCGCGCGCTGGAGCCGGTCTGGTCGAACATGGCGCTGCACCGCCCCGCCGAGTTCAACAAGTCCCACATCCCCGCCTTCCTCGCCGACGAGACCCCGCGCGACTACGTCTCGGTGTACCCGTTCGTACGCTCCTACGACTGGTATCTGCTGCCCGACGAGGACCGCCGCCGGATGCTGGCCGACCACGGCAGGATGGCCCGCGGCTACCCGGACGTCCGCGCCAACACCGTCGCCTCCTTCTCCCTCGGCGACTACGAGTGGCTGCTCGCCTTCGAGGCCGACGAGCTGTACCGGATCGTCGACCTCATGCGGCACCTGCGCGCGTCCGAGGCGCGGATGCACGTCCGCGAGGAGGTCCCCTTCTACACCGGGCGCCGCAAGAGCGTCGCCGACCTGGTGGCCGGTCTGGCCTGA
- a CDS encoding alpha/beta hydrolase, whose translation MRKAALYGAAGSLILSALAAAPAAGTPRSGGPEDRGTAVAAARAVAAGVTFGACPAEEDLPPTVECAAVRVPLDYADPWGRQISIAVSRVRAAGGPSVRQGALLYNPGGPGGSGMYFPALADEPEWKRIAEAYDLVGYAPRGVGRSAPISCQHPAEFTKAPTSAPVHPSAAEKRQGVARARAYAQGCARNAGPALRHYHTLNNVRDLEVLREALGERRLTFLGASYGTYLGALYAMTFPDRVRRMVLDSPVDPDPAKIWYRNNLEQSLAFESRWADFRAWVARHHATYGLGTTPRQVQAAYDRARALLAENPADGAVGPGQLQAAFTRTVYNDLYWPRRALALSAYLKGDPRQLVKQAKPRASAAAEEENGNAVYTAVQCNDAPWPTDWAVWDRDNTALARRAPFETWANVWMNLPCAYWQQPRQRPVDVRTGPGDVPPLLILAAERDAATPYAGALRLQERLAGSVLVTERDAGTHGISGGDNACVNGHMEAYLLTGRTPVRRASCAPHPQPDPVSLERRAVERVLPPAV comes from the coding sequence ATGAGAAAAGCAGCCCTGTACGGAGCCGCCGGCTCCCTGATCCTCTCGGCCCTCGCGGCGGCCCCGGCGGCCGGGACGCCCCGGTCCGGCGGCCCGGAGGACCGCGGTACCGCCGTCGCCGCCGCCCGTGCCGTGGCCGCCGGAGTCACCTTCGGCGCCTGCCCGGCGGAGGAGGACCTGCCGCCGACCGTCGAGTGCGCCGCGGTCCGGGTGCCCCTCGACTACGCCGACCCGTGGGGGCGGCAGATCAGTATCGCCGTCAGCCGGGTGCGGGCGGCGGGCGGGCCGTCCGTGCGCCAGGGCGCGCTCCTCTACAACCCCGGTGGGCCCGGCGGCTCCGGCATGTACTTCCCCGCACTCGCCGACGAACCCGAGTGGAAGCGCATCGCGGAGGCGTACGACCTGGTGGGCTACGCGCCGCGCGGCGTGGGCCGCTCCGCGCCCATCTCCTGTCAGCACCCGGCGGAGTTCACCAAGGCGCCGACCTCGGCCCCCGTCCATCCCTCCGCCGCCGAGAAGCGGCAGGGCGTGGCGCGTGCCCGGGCGTACGCGCAGGGCTGCGCCCGCAACGCGGGCCCGGCCCTGCGGCACTACCACACGCTCAACAACGTCCGCGATCTGGAGGTGCTGAGGGAGGCCCTCGGCGAACGGCGGCTGACCTTCCTCGGCGCCTCCTACGGCACCTATCTGGGCGCCCTGTACGCGATGACGTTCCCCGACCGGGTGCGCCGGATGGTGCTCGACTCCCCCGTCGACCCGGACCCGGCGAAGATCTGGTACCGCAACAACCTGGAGCAGTCGCTCGCGTTCGAGAGCCGGTGGGCGGACTTCCGCGCCTGGGTCGCCCGGCACCACGCCACCTACGGTCTCGGCACGACGCCCCGGCAGGTGCAGGCGGCCTACGACCGGGCGCGCGCCCTGCTGGCGGAGAACCCGGCGGACGGCGCGGTCGGCCCGGGCCAGCTCCAGGCGGCGTTCACCCGGACCGTCTACAACGACCTGTACTGGCCGCGCCGCGCCCTGGCCCTGTCGGCGTATCTGAAGGGCGATCCGCGGCAGCTCGTCAAGCAGGCGAAGCCCCGCGCGTCGGCGGCCGCCGAGGAGGAGAACGGCAACGCCGTCTACACGGCCGTGCAGTGCAACGACGCTCCCTGGCCCACGGACTGGGCCGTGTGGGACCGGGACAACACCGCGCTGGCGCGGCGGGCGCCGTTCGAGACCTGGGCGAACGTCTGGATGAACCTGCCGTGCGCGTACTGGCAGCAGCCGCGGCAGCGGCCGGTCGACGTGCGCACCGGGCCGGGGGACGTGCCGCCGCTGCTGATCCTGGCGGCGGAGCGGGACGCGGCCACCCCGTACGCCGGCGCCCTGAGACTGCAGGAGCGCCTGGCGGGTTCGGTGCTGGTCACGGAGCGGGATGCGGGGACGCACGGCATCTCGGGCGGCGACAACGCCTGCGTCAACGGCCATATGGAGGCGTACCTGCTGACCGGCAGGACGCCGGTGCGGCGCGCGTCGTGCGCGCCGCACCCGCAGCCGGACCCGGTGTCGCTGGAGCGGCGGGCGGTCGAGCGGGTGCTGCCGCCCGCCGTCTGA